From Desmodus rotundus isolate HL8 chromosome 12, HLdesRot8A.1, whole genome shotgun sequence, one genomic window encodes:
- the GSE1 gene encoding genetic suppressor element 1 isoform X6, which produces MKGMSHEPKSPSLGMLSTATRTTATVNPLTPSPLNGALVPSGSPATSSALSAQAAPSSSFAAALRKLAKQAEEPRGSSLSSESSPVSSPATNHSSPASTPKRVPMGPIIVPPGGHSVPSTPPVVTIAPTKTVNGVWRSESRQDASSRGSSSGRERLIVEPPLPQEKAGGPAIPSHLLSTPYPFGISPSSVVQDSRFPPLNLQRPVHHVVPPSTVTEDYLRSFRPYHTTEDLRMSSLPPLGLDPATAAAYYHPGYLAPHPFPHPAFRMDDSYCLSALRSPFYPIPTPGSLPPLHPSAMHLHLSGVRYPPELSHSSLAALHSERMSSLSAERLQMDEELRREREREREREREADREREKEREREREKEREREKELEREREKERELERQREQRAREKELLAAKALEPAFLPVAELHGLRGHATEERAKPSEQLTPTRAEKLKESSLQVPKPVQHPLHPAPAPHHAMPSLLSNHGIFSLPGSSAATALLIQRTNEEEKWLARQRRLRQEKEDRQSQVSEFRQQVLEQHLDMGRPPVPTEPEHRPESTRPGPNRHEPGSRDPPQHFGGPPPLISPKPQHHSVPTALWNPVSLMDSTLETRRASESHPLHSHPAPFEPSRQAAVPLVKVERVYCSEKVEEGPRKREATPLDKYQPPPREAGSLEHQTFPHGPGPFLAELEKSTQTILGQQRASLTQPAPFGELTGPLKPGSPYRPPAPRVSDPAYIYDEFLQQRRRLVSKLDLEERRRREAQEKGYYYDLDDSYDESDEEEVRAHLRCVAEQPPLKLDTSSEKLEFLQLFGLTTQQQKEELLTQKRRKRRRMLRERSPSPPTIQNKRQTPSPRLALFTRYGPDEMNNSPNFEEKKKFLTIFNLTHISAEKRKDKEKLVEMLHAMKQKALSAAAADSLRNSPRDSPAVSLSEPATQPASLDIEKPVGIAASLSDVPKATEPGRLEQLRPQELSRVQEPAPASGEKGRLSEALGGKKSLSMLHYIRGPAPKDIPVPLSHSINGKSKPWEPFMAEEFAHQFHESVLQSTQKALQKHKGNVTVLSAEQNHKVDTSIHYNIPELQSSSRLPLPQHNGQQEPPALRKGPLTQETDQDSEEEEEEEDGEEDDEEPPRRKWQGIEAIFEAYQEHVEEQTLERQVLQTQCRRLEAQHHSLSLTAEQLSHSMAELRSQKQKIVSERERLQAELDHLRKCLALPAMHWPRGYFKGYPR; this is translated from the exons GGTCTTCACTGAGCAGCGAGTCATCCCCCGTGTCCTCTCCAGCCACCAACCACAGCTCCCCCGCCAGCACACCCAAGCGCGTGCCCATGGGCCCCATCATCGTCCCCCCGGGGGGCCACAGTGTCCCCAGCACGCCCCCCGTGGTGACCATTGCCCCTACCAAGACCGTCAATGGCGTCTGGAGGAGCGAGAGCCGGCAG GATGCCAGCTCTCGGGGCAGCAGCAGCGGTCGAGAACGCCTCATCGTGGAGCCCCCGCTgccccaggagaaggcagggGGCCCGGCCATCCCTTCCCACCTGCTCAGCACCCCCTACCCCTTTGGCATCTCCCCCAGCTCAGTCGTGCAGGACTCCCGATTCCCACCACTCAA CCTGCAGCGGCCCGTGCACCATGTGGTGCCCCCTAGCACAGTGACCGAGGACTACCTGAGGAGCTTCCGGCCCTACCACACCACTGAGGACCTCCGCATGTCCTCTCTACCTCCCCTTGGCCTGGACCCTGCCACTGCTGCAGCCTACTACCACCCTGGTTACCTggccccacaccccttcccccacccagccttTAG GATGGACGACTCCTACTGCCTGTCTGCCCTGCGGTCCCCCTtctaccccatccccacccctggctccttGCCTCCACTACACCCGTCAGCCATGCATCTCCACCTTTCTGGGGTCCGCTACCCTCCTGAGCTGTCCCACTCGTCCCTGGCGGCACTGCACTCAGAGCGGATGTCCAGCCTCAGTGCTGAGAG GCTGCAGATGGACGAGGAGTTGCGACGCgagcgggagcgggagcgggagcgCGAGCGGGAAGCTGACCGTGAGCGGGAGAAGGAGCGTGAGCGGGAACGGGAGAAGGAACGGGAGCGGGAAAAGGAGCTGGAGCGCGAGCGGGAGAAGGAGCGGGAGCTGGAGCGCCAGCGGGAGCAGCGGGCCCGTGAGAAGGAGCTGCTGGCCGCCAAGGCGCTGGAGCCAGCCTTCCTGCCTGTGGCTGAGCTGCACGGGCTGCGCGGCCATGCCACAGAGGAGCGGGCCAAGCCCTCGGAGCAGCTAACCCCAACCCGAGCAG AGAAGCTGAAGGAGTCGAGCCTGCAGGTGCCCAAGCCTGTGCAGCACCCCTTGCACCCAGCGCCTGCTCCTCATCACGCCATGCCCAGCCTTCTCTCCAACCATGGCATCTTCTCTCTGCCGGGCAGCAGCGCTGCCACGGCCCTGCTCATCCAGCGCACCAACGAGGAGGAGAAGTGGCTGGCGCGGCAGCGGCGGCTGCGGCAGGAGAAGGAGGACCGGCAGTCGCAGGTGTCGGAGTTCCGGCAGCAAGTGCTAGAGCAGCACCTGGACATGGGCCGGCCTCCGGTGCCCACGGAGCCCGAGCACAGGCCCGAGAGCACCAG GCCGGGACCGAACCGTCACGAGCCAGGCAGCCGAGACCCCCCGCAGCACTTTGGCGGGCCCCCGCCCCTCATCTCGCCCAAGCCCCAGCACCACTCCGTGCCCACAGCCCTCTGGAACCCAGTGTCCCTGATGGATAGCACCCTGGAAACACGGCGGGCCTCGGAGAGCCACCCTCTGCACAGCCACCCAGCCCCATTTGAGCCCAGTCGCCAGGCGGCTGTTCCGCTGGTGAAGGTGGAACGGGTCTACTGCTCAGaaaaggtggaggaggggccccGGAAGCGCGAGGCCACCCCATTGGACAAGTACCAACCGCCACCACGGGAGGCAGGGAGCCTGGAGCACCAGACCTTTCCTCACGGGCCTGGGCCCTTCCTGGCTGAGCTTGAGAAGTCCACCCAGACCATCCTGGGCCAGCAGCGGGCCTCCCTCACCCAGCCAGCCCCCTTTGGGGAACTCACTGGACCCCTGAAGCCAGGCTCACCCTACCGGCCCCCCGCACCACGGGTCTCTGACCCTGCCTACATCTATGATGAGTTCCTGCAGCAGCGCCGGAGGCTGGTCAGCAAGCTGGACCTGGAAGAGCGCAGACGGCGAGAGGCCCAGGAGAAAG GATACTACTACGACCTGGATGACTCTTACGACGAAAGTGACGAAGAGGAGGTTAGGGCCCACCTCCGCTGTGTGGCTGAGCAGCCGCCCCTCAAACTGGATACGTCCTCCGAG AAGCTAGAGTTTTTGCAACTTTTTGGCTTGACCACCCAACAGCAGAAGGAGGAATTGCTGACCCAGAAGCGGAGGAAGCGGCGGCGGATGCTGAGAGAGAGAAGCCCATCGCCCCCGACGATTCAGAACAAGCGGCAGACACCTTCACCGAGACTGGCCCTGTTCACCCGCTATGGCCCTGATGAGATGAACAACAGCCCCAACTTCGAAGAGAAGAAGAAGTTCCTGACTATCTTTAACCTGACCCACATCAGTGCCGAGAAGAGGAAAG ACAAAGAGAAACTTGTCGAAATGCTCCATGCCATGAAGCAGAAGGCGCTGTCAGCAGCAGCGGCAGACTCACTCAGGAACTCTCCGAGGGACAGTCCTGCTGTCTCCCTGAGTG AACCAGCCACGCAGCCAGCCTCTCTGGATATAGAAAAGCCTGTGGGTATTGCTGCCTCCCTGTCTGACGTCCCAAAGGCCACAGAGCCTGGGAGACTGGAACAGCTCCGGCCACAGGAGCTATCTCGAGTCCAGGAGCCAGCTCCTGCCAGCGGCGAGAAGGGCAGGCTGAGTGAGGCCCTTGGGGGCAAGAAGAGCCTGAGCATGCTGCATTACATCAGGGGCCCCGCGCCCAAGGACATTCCCGTGCCACTGTCCCACAGCATCAACGGGAAGAGCAAGCCGTGGGAGCCTTTCATGGCAGAGGAGTTTGCACATCAGTTCCACGAGTCCGTGCTGCAGTCCACCCAGAAGGCCCTGCAGAAGCACAAAG GAAACGTAACTGTTCTGTCTGCAGAGCAGAACCACAAAGTCGACACGTCCATCCACTACAACATTCCTGAGCTGCAGTCCTCGAGCCGGCTCCCTTTGCCCCAGCACAACGGGCAGCAGGAGCCCCCGGCTCTGAGGAAGGGCCCCCTCACACAGGAGACTGACCAGGACtcggaagaggaggaggaggaagaggatggagaAGAGGATGATGAAGAACCCCCCCGGCGCAAGTGGCAAGGGATTGAGGCAATTTTTGAAGCTTACCAGGAACATGTAGAAG AGCAAACTCTGGAGCGGCAGGTGTTGCAGACGCAGTGCAGACGGCTGGAAGCCCAGCACCACAGCCTCAGTCTCACGGCAGAGCAGCTCTCCCACAGCATGGCG GAACTGAGGAGCCAGAAACAGAAGATTGTCTCGGAAAGGGAGCGACTCCAGGCAGAACTGGATCACTTACGGAAGTGCCTTGCGTTGCCTGCAATGCATTGGCCTAGGGGTTACTTTAAGGGATATCCTAGGTGA
- the GSE1 gene encoding genetic suppressor element 1 isoform X3, which yields MVLNAMPSVFSSSRTRVPASVRCSELPAPRLLRFGAIGMSHEPKSPSLGMLSTATRTTATVNPLTPSPLNGALVPSGSPATSSALSAQAAPSSSFAAALRKLAKQAEEPRGSSLSSESSPVSSPATNHSSPASTPKRVPMGPIIVPPGGHSVPSTPPVVTIAPTKTVNGVWRSESRQDASSRGSSSGRERLIVEPPLPQEKAGGPAIPSHLLSTPYPFGISPSSVVQDSRFPPLNLQRPVHHVVPPSTVTEDYLRSFRPYHTTEDLRMSSLPPLGLDPATAAAYYHPGYLAPHPFPHPAFRMDDSYCLSALRSPFYPIPTPGSLPPLHPSAMHLHLSGVRYPPELSHSSLAALHSERMSSLSAERLQMDEELRREREREREREREADREREKEREREREKEREREKELEREREKERELERQREQRAREKELLAAKALEPAFLPVAELHGLRGHATEERAKPSEQLTPTRAEKLKESSLQVPKPVQHPLHPAPAPHHAMPSLLSNHGIFSLPGSSAATALLIQRTNEEEKWLARQRRLRQEKEDRQSQVSEFRQQVLEQHLDMGRPPVPTEPEHRPESTRPGPNRHEPGSRDPPQHFGGPPPLISPKPQHHSVPTALWNPVSLMDSTLETRRASESHPLHSHPAPFEPSRQAAVPLVKVERVYCSEKVEEGPRKREATPLDKYQPPPREAGSLEHQTFPHGPGPFLAELEKSTQTILGQQRASLTQPAPFGELTGPLKPGSPYRPPAPRVSDPAYIYDEFLQQRRRLVSKLDLEERRRREAQEKGYYYDLDDSYDESDEEEVRAHLRCVAEQPPLKLDTSSEKLEFLQLFGLTTQQQKEELLTQKRRKRRRMLRERSPSPPTIQNKRQTPSPRLALFTRYGPDEMNNSPNFEEKKKFLTIFNLTHISAEKRKDKEKLVEMLHAMKQKALSAAAADSLRNSPRDSPAVSLSEPATQPASLDIEKPVGIAASLSDVPKATEPGRLEQLRPQELSRVQEPAPASGEKGRLSEALGGKKSLSMLHYIRGPAPKDIPVPLSHSINGKSKPWEPFMAEEFAHQFHESVLQSTQKALQKHKGNVTVLSAEQNHKVDTSIHYNIPELQSSSRLPLPQHNGQQEPPALRKGPLTQETDQDSEEEEEEEDGEEDDEEPPRRKWQGIEAIFEAYQEHVEEQTLERQVLQTQCRRLEAQHHSLSLTAEQLSHSMAELRSQKQKIVSERERLQAELDHLRKCLALPAMHWPRGYFKGYPR from the exons GGTCTTCACTGAGCAGCGAGTCATCCCCCGTGTCCTCTCCAGCCACCAACCACAGCTCCCCCGCCAGCACACCCAAGCGCGTGCCCATGGGCCCCATCATCGTCCCCCCGGGGGGCCACAGTGTCCCCAGCACGCCCCCCGTGGTGACCATTGCCCCTACCAAGACCGTCAATGGCGTCTGGAGGAGCGAGAGCCGGCAG GATGCCAGCTCTCGGGGCAGCAGCAGCGGTCGAGAACGCCTCATCGTGGAGCCCCCGCTgccccaggagaaggcagggGGCCCGGCCATCCCTTCCCACCTGCTCAGCACCCCCTACCCCTTTGGCATCTCCCCCAGCTCAGTCGTGCAGGACTCCCGATTCCCACCACTCAA CCTGCAGCGGCCCGTGCACCATGTGGTGCCCCCTAGCACAGTGACCGAGGACTACCTGAGGAGCTTCCGGCCCTACCACACCACTGAGGACCTCCGCATGTCCTCTCTACCTCCCCTTGGCCTGGACCCTGCCACTGCTGCAGCCTACTACCACCCTGGTTACCTggccccacaccccttcccccacccagccttTAG GATGGACGACTCCTACTGCCTGTCTGCCCTGCGGTCCCCCTtctaccccatccccacccctggctccttGCCTCCACTACACCCGTCAGCCATGCATCTCCACCTTTCTGGGGTCCGCTACCCTCCTGAGCTGTCCCACTCGTCCCTGGCGGCACTGCACTCAGAGCGGATGTCCAGCCTCAGTGCTGAGAG GCTGCAGATGGACGAGGAGTTGCGACGCgagcgggagcgggagcgggagcgCGAGCGGGAAGCTGACCGTGAGCGGGAGAAGGAGCGTGAGCGGGAACGGGAGAAGGAACGGGAGCGGGAAAAGGAGCTGGAGCGCGAGCGGGAGAAGGAGCGGGAGCTGGAGCGCCAGCGGGAGCAGCGGGCCCGTGAGAAGGAGCTGCTGGCCGCCAAGGCGCTGGAGCCAGCCTTCCTGCCTGTGGCTGAGCTGCACGGGCTGCGCGGCCATGCCACAGAGGAGCGGGCCAAGCCCTCGGAGCAGCTAACCCCAACCCGAGCAG AGAAGCTGAAGGAGTCGAGCCTGCAGGTGCCCAAGCCTGTGCAGCACCCCTTGCACCCAGCGCCTGCTCCTCATCACGCCATGCCCAGCCTTCTCTCCAACCATGGCATCTTCTCTCTGCCGGGCAGCAGCGCTGCCACGGCCCTGCTCATCCAGCGCACCAACGAGGAGGAGAAGTGGCTGGCGCGGCAGCGGCGGCTGCGGCAGGAGAAGGAGGACCGGCAGTCGCAGGTGTCGGAGTTCCGGCAGCAAGTGCTAGAGCAGCACCTGGACATGGGCCGGCCTCCGGTGCCCACGGAGCCCGAGCACAGGCCCGAGAGCACCAG GCCGGGACCGAACCGTCACGAGCCAGGCAGCCGAGACCCCCCGCAGCACTTTGGCGGGCCCCCGCCCCTCATCTCGCCCAAGCCCCAGCACCACTCCGTGCCCACAGCCCTCTGGAACCCAGTGTCCCTGATGGATAGCACCCTGGAAACACGGCGGGCCTCGGAGAGCCACCCTCTGCACAGCCACCCAGCCCCATTTGAGCCCAGTCGCCAGGCGGCTGTTCCGCTGGTGAAGGTGGAACGGGTCTACTGCTCAGaaaaggtggaggaggggccccGGAAGCGCGAGGCCACCCCATTGGACAAGTACCAACCGCCACCACGGGAGGCAGGGAGCCTGGAGCACCAGACCTTTCCTCACGGGCCTGGGCCCTTCCTGGCTGAGCTTGAGAAGTCCACCCAGACCATCCTGGGCCAGCAGCGGGCCTCCCTCACCCAGCCAGCCCCCTTTGGGGAACTCACTGGACCCCTGAAGCCAGGCTCACCCTACCGGCCCCCCGCACCACGGGTCTCTGACCCTGCCTACATCTATGATGAGTTCCTGCAGCAGCGCCGGAGGCTGGTCAGCAAGCTGGACCTGGAAGAGCGCAGACGGCGAGAGGCCCAGGAGAAAG GATACTACTACGACCTGGATGACTCTTACGACGAAAGTGACGAAGAGGAGGTTAGGGCCCACCTCCGCTGTGTGGCTGAGCAGCCGCCCCTCAAACTGGATACGTCCTCCGAG AAGCTAGAGTTTTTGCAACTTTTTGGCTTGACCACCCAACAGCAGAAGGAGGAATTGCTGACCCAGAAGCGGAGGAAGCGGCGGCGGATGCTGAGAGAGAGAAGCCCATCGCCCCCGACGATTCAGAACAAGCGGCAGACACCTTCACCGAGACTGGCCCTGTTCACCCGCTATGGCCCTGATGAGATGAACAACAGCCCCAACTTCGAAGAGAAGAAGAAGTTCCTGACTATCTTTAACCTGACCCACATCAGTGCCGAGAAGAGGAAAG ACAAAGAGAAACTTGTCGAAATGCTCCATGCCATGAAGCAGAAGGCGCTGTCAGCAGCAGCGGCAGACTCACTCAGGAACTCTCCGAGGGACAGTCCTGCTGTCTCCCTGAGTG AACCAGCCACGCAGCCAGCCTCTCTGGATATAGAAAAGCCTGTGGGTATTGCTGCCTCCCTGTCTGACGTCCCAAAGGCCACAGAGCCTGGGAGACTGGAACAGCTCCGGCCACAGGAGCTATCTCGAGTCCAGGAGCCAGCTCCTGCCAGCGGCGAGAAGGGCAGGCTGAGTGAGGCCCTTGGGGGCAAGAAGAGCCTGAGCATGCTGCATTACATCAGGGGCCCCGCGCCCAAGGACATTCCCGTGCCACTGTCCCACAGCATCAACGGGAAGAGCAAGCCGTGGGAGCCTTTCATGGCAGAGGAGTTTGCACATCAGTTCCACGAGTCCGTGCTGCAGTCCACCCAGAAGGCCCTGCAGAAGCACAAAG GAAACGTAACTGTTCTGTCTGCAGAGCAGAACCACAAAGTCGACACGTCCATCCACTACAACATTCCTGAGCTGCAGTCCTCGAGCCGGCTCCCTTTGCCCCAGCACAACGGGCAGCAGGAGCCCCCGGCTCTGAGGAAGGGCCCCCTCACACAGGAGACTGACCAGGACtcggaagaggaggaggaggaagaggatggagaAGAGGATGATGAAGAACCCCCCCGGCGCAAGTGGCAAGGGATTGAGGCAATTTTTGAAGCTTACCAGGAACATGTAGAAG AGCAAACTCTGGAGCGGCAGGTGTTGCAGACGCAGTGCAGACGGCTGGAAGCCCAGCACCACAGCCTCAGTCTCACGGCAGAGCAGCTCTCCCACAGCATGGCG GAACTGAGGAGCCAGAAACAGAAGATTGTCTCGGAAAGGGAGCGACTCCAGGCAGAACTGGATCACTTACGGAAGTGCCTTGCGTTGCCTGCAATGCATTGGCCTAGGGGTTACTTTAAGGGATATCCTAGGTGA
- the GSE1 gene encoding genetic suppressor element 1 isoform X9 gives MKGSSLSSESSPVSSPATNHSSPASTPKRVPMGPIIVPPGGHSVPSTPPVVTIAPTKTVNGVWRSESRQDASSRGSSSGRERLIVEPPLPQEKAGGPAIPSHLLSTPYPFGISPSSVVQDSRFPPLNLQRPVHHVVPPSTVTEDYLRSFRPYHTTEDLRMSSLPPLGLDPATAAAYYHPGYLAPHPFPHPAFRMDDSYCLSALRSPFYPIPTPGSLPPLHPSAMHLHLSGVRYPPELSHSSLAALHSERMSSLSAERLQMDEELRREREREREREREADREREKEREREREKEREREKELEREREKERELERQREQRAREKELLAAKALEPAFLPVAELHGLRGHATEERAKPSEQLTPTRAEKLKESSLQVPKPVQHPLHPAPAPHHAMPSLLSNHGIFSLPGSSAATALLIQRTNEEEKWLARQRRLRQEKEDRQSQVSEFRQQVLEQHLDMGRPPVPTEPEHRPESTRPGPNRHEPGSRDPPQHFGGPPPLISPKPQHHSVPTALWNPVSLMDSTLETRRASESHPLHSHPAPFEPSRQAAVPLVKVERVYCSEKVEEGPRKREATPLDKYQPPPREAGSLEHQTFPHGPGPFLAELEKSTQTILGQQRASLTQPAPFGELTGPLKPGSPYRPPAPRVSDPAYIYDEFLQQRRRLVSKLDLEERRRREAQEKGYYYDLDDSYDESDEEEVRAHLRCVAEQPPLKLDTSSEKLEFLQLFGLTTQQQKEELLTQKRRKRRRMLRERSPSPPTIQNKRQTPSPRLALFTRYGPDEMNNSPNFEEKKKFLTIFNLTHISAEKRKDKEKLVEMLHAMKQKALSAAAADSLRNSPRDSPAVSLSEPATQPASLDIEKPVGIAASLSDVPKATEPGRLEQLRPQELSRVQEPAPASGEKGRLSEALGGKKSLSMLHYIRGPAPKDIPVPLSHSINGKSKPWEPFMAEEFAHQFHESVLQSTQKALQKHKGNVTVLSAEQNHKVDTSIHYNIPELQSSSRLPLPQHNGQQEPPALRKGPLTQETDQDSEEEEEEEDGEEDDEEPPRRKWQGIEAIFEAYQEHVEEQTLERQVLQTQCRRLEAQHHSLSLTAEQLSHSMAELRSQKQKIVSERERLQAELDHLRKCLALPAMHWPRGYFKGYPR, from the exons GGTCTTCACTGAGCAGCGAGTCATCCCCCGTGTCCTCTCCAGCCACCAACCACAGCTCCCCCGCCAGCACACCCAAGCGCGTGCCCATGGGCCCCATCATCGTCCCCCCGGGGGGCCACAGTGTCCCCAGCACGCCCCCCGTGGTGACCATTGCCCCTACCAAGACCGTCAATGGCGTCTGGAGGAGCGAGAGCCGGCAG GATGCCAGCTCTCGGGGCAGCAGCAGCGGTCGAGAACGCCTCATCGTGGAGCCCCCGCTgccccaggagaaggcagggGGCCCGGCCATCCCTTCCCACCTGCTCAGCACCCCCTACCCCTTTGGCATCTCCCCCAGCTCAGTCGTGCAGGACTCCCGATTCCCACCACTCAA CCTGCAGCGGCCCGTGCACCATGTGGTGCCCCCTAGCACAGTGACCGAGGACTACCTGAGGAGCTTCCGGCCCTACCACACCACTGAGGACCTCCGCATGTCCTCTCTACCTCCCCTTGGCCTGGACCCTGCCACTGCTGCAGCCTACTACCACCCTGGTTACCTggccccacaccccttcccccacccagccttTAG GATGGACGACTCCTACTGCCTGTCTGCCCTGCGGTCCCCCTtctaccccatccccacccctggctccttGCCTCCACTACACCCGTCAGCCATGCATCTCCACCTTTCTGGGGTCCGCTACCCTCCTGAGCTGTCCCACTCGTCCCTGGCGGCACTGCACTCAGAGCGGATGTCCAGCCTCAGTGCTGAGAG GCTGCAGATGGACGAGGAGTTGCGACGCgagcgggagcgggagcgggagcgCGAGCGGGAAGCTGACCGTGAGCGGGAGAAGGAGCGTGAGCGGGAACGGGAGAAGGAACGGGAGCGGGAAAAGGAGCTGGAGCGCGAGCGGGAGAAGGAGCGGGAGCTGGAGCGCCAGCGGGAGCAGCGGGCCCGTGAGAAGGAGCTGCTGGCCGCCAAGGCGCTGGAGCCAGCCTTCCTGCCTGTGGCTGAGCTGCACGGGCTGCGCGGCCATGCCACAGAGGAGCGGGCCAAGCCCTCGGAGCAGCTAACCCCAACCCGAGCAG AGAAGCTGAAGGAGTCGAGCCTGCAGGTGCCCAAGCCTGTGCAGCACCCCTTGCACCCAGCGCCTGCTCCTCATCACGCCATGCCCAGCCTTCTCTCCAACCATGGCATCTTCTCTCTGCCGGGCAGCAGCGCTGCCACGGCCCTGCTCATCCAGCGCACCAACGAGGAGGAGAAGTGGCTGGCGCGGCAGCGGCGGCTGCGGCAGGAGAAGGAGGACCGGCAGTCGCAGGTGTCGGAGTTCCGGCAGCAAGTGCTAGAGCAGCACCTGGACATGGGCCGGCCTCCGGTGCCCACGGAGCCCGAGCACAGGCCCGAGAGCACCAG GCCGGGACCGAACCGTCACGAGCCAGGCAGCCGAGACCCCCCGCAGCACTTTGGCGGGCCCCCGCCCCTCATCTCGCCCAAGCCCCAGCACCACTCCGTGCCCACAGCCCTCTGGAACCCAGTGTCCCTGATGGATAGCACCCTGGAAACACGGCGGGCCTCGGAGAGCCACCCTCTGCACAGCCACCCAGCCCCATTTGAGCCCAGTCGCCAGGCGGCTGTTCCGCTGGTGAAGGTGGAACGGGTCTACTGCTCAGaaaaggtggaggaggggccccGGAAGCGCGAGGCCACCCCATTGGACAAGTACCAACCGCCACCACGGGAGGCAGGGAGCCTGGAGCACCAGACCTTTCCTCACGGGCCTGGGCCCTTCCTGGCTGAGCTTGAGAAGTCCACCCAGACCATCCTGGGCCAGCAGCGGGCCTCCCTCACCCAGCCAGCCCCCTTTGGGGAACTCACTGGACCCCTGAAGCCAGGCTCACCCTACCGGCCCCCCGCACCACGGGTCTCTGACCCTGCCTACATCTATGATGAGTTCCTGCAGCAGCGCCGGAGGCTGGTCAGCAAGCTGGACCTGGAAGAGCGCAGACGGCGAGAGGCCCAGGAGAAAG GATACTACTACGACCTGGATGACTCTTACGACGAAAGTGACGAAGAGGAGGTTAGGGCCCACCTCCGCTGTGTGGCTGAGCAGCCGCCCCTCAAACTGGATACGTCCTCCGAG AAGCTAGAGTTTTTGCAACTTTTTGGCTTGACCACCCAACAGCAGAAGGAGGAATTGCTGACCCAGAAGCGGAGGAAGCGGCGGCGGATGCTGAGAGAGAGAAGCCCATCGCCCCCGACGATTCAGAACAAGCGGCAGACACCTTCACCGAGACTGGCCCTGTTCACCCGCTATGGCCCTGATGAGATGAACAACAGCCCCAACTTCGAAGAGAAGAAGAAGTTCCTGACTATCTTTAACCTGACCCACATCAGTGCCGAGAAGAGGAAAG ACAAAGAGAAACTTGTCGAAATGCTCCATGCCATGAAGCAGAAGGCGCTGTCAGCAGCAGCGGCAGACTCACTCAGGAACTCTCCGAGGGACAGTCCTGCTGTCTCCCTGAGTG AACCAGCCACGCAGCCAGCCTCTCTGGATATAGAAAAGCCTGTGGGTATTGCTGCCTCCCTGTCTGACGTCCCAAAGGCCACAGAGCCTGGGAGACTGGAACAGCTCCGGCCACAGGAGCTATCTCGAGTCCAGGAGCCAGCTCCTGCCAGCGGCGAGAAGGGCAGGCTGAGTGAGGCCCTTGGGGGCAAGAAGAGCCTGAGCATGCTGCATTACATCAGGGGCCCCGCGCCCAAGGACATTCCCGTGCCACTGTCCCACAGCATCAACGGGAAGAGCAAGCCGTGGGAGCCTTTCATGGCAGAGGAGTTTGCACATCAGTTCCACGAGTCCGTGCTGCAGTCCACCCAGAAGGCCCTGCAGAAGCACAAAG GAAACGTAACTGTTCTGTCTGCAGAGCAGAACCACAAAGTCGACACGTCCATCCACTACAACATTCCTGAGCTGCAGTCCTCGAGCCGGCTCCCTTTGCCCCAGCACAACGGGCAGCAGGAGCCCCCGGCTCTGAGGAAGGGCCCCCTCACACAGGAGACTGACCAGGACtcggaagaggaggaggaggaagaggatggagaAGAGGATGATGAAGAACCCCCCCGGCGCAAGTGGCAAGGGATTGAGGCAATTTTTGAAGCTTACCAGGAACATGTAGAAG AGCAAACTCTGGAGCGGCAGGTGTTGCAGACGCAGTGCAGACGGCTGGAAGCCCAGCACCACAGCCTCAGTCTCACGGCAGAGCAGCTCTCCCACAGCATGGCG GAACTGAGGAGCCAGAAACAGAAGATTGTCTCGGAAAGGGAGCGACTCCAGGCAGAACTGGATCACTTACGGAAGTGCCTTGCGTTGCCTGCAATGCATTGGCCTAGGGGTTACTTTAAGGGATATCCTAGGTGA